The proteins below come from a single Bacteroidales bacterium genomic window:
- a CDS encoding SUMF1/EgtB/PvdO family nonheme iron enzyme, producing MKKLIILSSLLAIITSCGNYGNGELTGVENRRSWYTASPYGMAYVPTGSYIMGTNDQDISWAMTSKSKTVSIGAFWMDETEITNNEYRQFVFWVRDSIAYRLLGEQIEEFLITEDIYGEEIDPPFINWIEEIDWQGEEETEILQEMYLPEHERFYRRKNIDTRKLMFEYFWVDYKQAAQKFSFDNESRRRWNYKTMQYDGELFNEEGDKVKVKDRSSFIMRDVINVYPDTLCWISDFTYSFNEPLSNMYFWHPSFDNYPVVGVTWRQAKAFSVWRTMFMNAFLSSIGETFIQDYRLPKESEWEYAARGGLDNSMYPWGGYYTRNDIGCFIANFKPLRGNYVVDGGIQTVEVAMYSANDYGLYDMAGNVSEWTSNAFDESAYSFTHDMNPDYTYNALVDDNPVLKRKVVRGGSWKDIGYYLQNSTRTYEYQDTAKSYIGFRCTQSLLGRELQ from the coding sequence ATGAAAAAATTAATAATATTAAGTTCATTGCTCGCTATCATTACTTCTTGTGGTAATTATGGAAATGGCGAATTAACAGGAGTAGAAAACAGAAGATCATGGTACACTGCAAGCCCATATGGAATGGCTTATGTTCCAACAGGTAGCTATATTATGGGAACAAATGACCAGGATATATCATGGGCAATGACAAGCAAATCAAAAACAGTTTCTATTGGTGCATTCTGGATGGATGAAACAGAAATAACAAATAATGAGTATCGTCAGTTTGTATTTTGGGTACGCGATTCAATTGCATATAGATTACTTGGTGAACAAATTGAAGAATTTTTAATTACCGAAGATATCTACGGTGAAGAAATTGATCCTCCTTTTATTAATTGGATAGAAGAAATTGATTGGCAAGGAGAAGAAGAAACAGAAATACTTCAGGAAATGTATTTACCGGAACATGAACGTTTTTACAGGAGAAAAAATATTGATACACGTAAACTGATGTTTGAATATTTTTGGGTTGATTACAAACAAGCTGCACAAAAGTTCTCTTTTGATAATGAATCAAGAAGAAGATGGAATTACAAAACCATGCAATATGATGGTGAATTATTTAATGAAGAAGGAGATAAAGTAAAAGTAAAAGACCGTTCTTCTTTTATTATGAGAGATGTAATTAATGTTTATCCCGACACCCTCTGTTGGATTAGTGATTTCACATATTCTTTTAACGAACCTCTATCTAATATGTACTTCTGGCATCCGTCATTTGATAATTATCCTGTAGTTGGCGTAACATGGAGGCAGGCAAAAGCATTTTCAGTTTGGAGAACAATGTTTATGAATGCTTTTCTCTCAAGTATTGGAGAAACATTTATTCAGGATTACAGATTACCTAAAGAATCAGAATGGGAATATGCTGCAAGAGGAGGTCTTGATAATTCTATGTATCCATGGGGAGGATATTATACCCGTAATGATATAGGATGTTTTATTGCTAACTTTAAACCTTTAAGAGGCAATTATGTTGTAGACGGAGGTATTCAAACTGTTGAGGTTGCTATGTACAGTGCAAATGATTATGGATTATATGATATGGCTGGTAACGTTTCTGAATGGACATCAAATGCATTCGATGAATCTGCATATAGTTTTACTCACGATATGAACCCTGATTATACTTATAACGCCCTTGTTGATGATAATCCAGTACTAAAAAGAAAAGTTGTAAGAGGTGGTTCATGGAAAGATATAGGTTATTATTTACAAAATAGTACAAGAACTTATGAATATCAGGATACAGCTAAATCTTATATCGGATTCAGGTGTACTCAATCATTATTAGGGCGTGAATTACAATAA
- the gldL gene encoding gliding motility protein GldL, whose amino-acid sequence MNINEIVESKGYKQMMAKVYGWGAAVVILGALFKIQHYPGASYMLMAGLGTEAIIFFLSAFEPLHEDLDWTLVYPELAGMSDELEEEMEISTPIRKAKGGGGVVAGGGYVGGEVAAAGGGGSIYALERFDELLEKSEIGSEIFDKLGEGLNNFSKTASQLNDLSNAALATDEYVEKVKSATNSAGSLSDSYDKSSEIISESASNLIESYTKTSEVIAQSGVDLANNISSAGNEVSEAVKKTGQELSSTYKNLADSLSNSLSSINDGSSSYNEQFEVMNKNLSALNSVYELQLKNTDEQLKSSDDFYKGMNEMMENLNGTVEETKKYREEVSKLSQNLAELNNVYGNMLAAMNFK is encoded by the coding sequence ATGAATATTAACGAAATTGTTGAAAGTAAGGGTTATAAACAAATGATGGCAAAAGTATATGGATGGGGTGCTGCAGTTGTAATTTTAGGTGCTCTGTTTAAAATCCAGCACTATCCGGGTGCAAGCTATATGTTAATGGCAGGGCTGGGCACAGAAGCAATTATATTTTTCCTTTCTGCTTTTGAACCATTACATGAAGATCTTGACTGGACATTGGTTTATCCCGAACTTGCCGGTATGTCAGATGAATTAGAAGAAGAAATGGAAATTTCCACACCTATCAGAAAAGCAAAAGGAGGAGGAGGAGTTGTTGCTGGTGGAGGATATGTTGGGGGAGAAGTTGCTGCTGCTGGAGGAGGAGGTAGTATATATGCGCTTGAAAGATTTGATGAGTTACTTGAAAAATCTGAAATTGGCTCTGAAATTTTTGATAAGTTAGGAGAAGGACTAAATAATTTTAGTAAAACAGCTTCGCAATTAAACGATCTTTCAAATGCCGCTCTTGCTACTGACGAATATGTTGAAAAAGTTAAATCTGCAACTAATTCAGCTGGCTCTCTTTCTGATTCATATGATAAATCATCTGAAATAATAAGCGAATCTGCATCAAATTTGATTGAATCATATACAAAAACATCTGAAGTAATTGCTCAATCAGGTGTAGATCTTGCCAATAACATATCATCTGCAGGAAATGAAGTGTCTGAAGCTGTTAAAAAAACCGGACAAGAGCTTTCTTCAACATATAAAAATCTGGCAGACTCATTAAGTAATAGTCTAAGCTCTATAAACGATGGAAGTTCTTCATACAATGAACAATTCGAAGTTATGAATAAAAATTTGTCAGCTCTTAATTCAGTTTATGAATTGCAATTAAAAAATACTGACGAGCAACTAAAATCTTCCGATGATTTTTATAAAGGCATGAATGAAATGATGGAAAATTTGAACGGTACTGTTGAAGAAACAAAAAAATACAGGGAAGAAGTATCAAAACTTAGTCAAAATCTGGCAGAACTTAATAATGTTTATGGAAACATGTTAGCTGCTATGAATTTTAAATAA